In the Bacteroidota bacterium genome, AGCAAGCTTACAGCGCGTTGGCGGTATTGTATGAAGTACAAACAGTTACTTTAAACGACAGCACTCCCCTCTCCGACCAAATTAAAACCCTTGCCATTATTGACCCCAAAGACACCTTCCCGCAAAGCGATTTACAGCACATTGAGCAGTTTATGGCCAAAGGAAAAAATGTATTCATTGCTTACAGCCACGAAAATGCCGACTTAAGCAAAGCCACTGGTACGGCGCGACACACCGGCTTGGAAGATTGGTTGGCTCTAAAGAAAATTAACATCGAAGATCAAATAATCGTGGATGCCTTGTGCGGCAATGTGAACGTAATGCAGCAGCAAGGCGGATTTTCGTTTAACACGCAAATGCAATTTCCGTATTTTCCACTTATCAATAAATTCGAAGACCATCCGGTTACAAAAGGCTTGGAGCAAGTAGTTTTACGTTTTCCAAGTCCAATTAAATATACCGGCGATTCCTCCCTTAAGTTTATCCCTATCCTTAAATCCAGCGATAAATCAGGTACTCAGCAGTCAAATTCATTTTTTAATGTGCAAAAACAATGGACCAATGCCGATTTCCCCTTACATCACTTAACCATTGGAGCTGCAGTGAGCGGAAATATTGCGGGCGGTGCCGCTTCAAAAATGGTGGTGATTGCCAACGGCGATTTTGCGGTGAATGGCGAAGGTCAGCAGGCGGCGCAACAATTGCCACCCGATAATGTGAATTTATTAGTAAACGCAATCGATTGGCTTTCGGACGATACCGGATTAATTGAACTCCGCACCAAAGGTGTTACTTCGCGCCCACTCGATCAAACCGAAGAGGGTACGAAAACATTTTACAAATACTTCAATTTTTTGCTGCCCATTTTACTCATCATTGCCTATGGTTTTATCCGCATGCAACTAAAGCGAAGTCAGCGTGTGCGCCGCATGGAAGAAGATTTTTTCAATTAAGAAATTCAATTTACAAAAACGATGTCAAAAATATTCAACACAAAAATACTCCTCCTAGTAATTGCTGTTTTACTTGCCATTCTGGCGCTCAGCAAATTTCAATCAGATAAAACCGACAATACCTTTAACGAAGCGTTTGCCAATATCGACAGTACTTCCGTAAACCAAATTTTAATTTATCCTAAACAAGAAAAAGGCAAAGAAATTAAAATCAATCGCAACGGAAAAAATTGGGAGCTGCAATTCGATAAGCTTAAAACAAGTGCCGACAACGACGCTGTGCGCAATTTATTAGCCGCATTTGTAAACGTAAAAGCCTTGAGTTTAGGGGCGCAAGACAAATCCGGCTGGAAAAACTTGCAAATTGACGATACCGCAGGAACGCGCATAAAATTTGTAACCAACAA is a window encoding:
- a CDS encoding Gldg family protein, yielding MKTKKSILNFILLSLGVLVLINVLSDRYFFRLDFTADKRYTLNKATTDILSSLTQPVTVKAYFSENLPPDVAKTRRDFKELLVEYANRSNGKIVYQFINPNEKEEIEQQAAQAGIQPVMINVREKDQVKQQKAYLGAELQMGDRTEVIPFMQPGAAMEFALSSSIKKLSVQNKPVIGLLQGHGEPNLQALQQAYSALAVLYEVQTVTLNDSTPLSDQIKTLAIIDPKDTFPQSDLQHIEQFMAKGKNVFIAYSHENADLSKATGTARHTGLEDWLALKKINIEDQIIVDALCGNVNVMQQQGGFSFNTQMQFPYFPLINKFEDHPVTKGLEQVVLRFPSPIKYTGDSSLKFIPILKSSDKSGTQQSNSFFNVQKQWTNADFPLHHLTIGAAVSGNIAGGAASKMVVIANGDFAVNGEGQQAAQQLPPDNVNLLVNAIDWLSDDTGLIELRTKGVTSRPLDQTEEGTKTFYKYFNFLLPILLIIAYGFIRMQLKRSQRVRRMEEDFFN